Proteins co-encoded in one Carassius gibelio isolate Cgi1373 ecotype wild population from Czech Republic chromosome A15, carGib1.2-hapl.c, whole genome shotgun sequence genomic window:
- the LOC128028792 gene encoding transmembrane protease serine 13-like, translated as MADNDTTDPPPPYYSGAVDPQTPPMTYEEVIIQDRYGVTQKPVPYYVPKDPDHVAAVIVTQRVVAPPKSQKSSGCSAKCWVGWIGALVVFALIGLAIWLGVHYASELYYESVCKGNDCNAQGQHEMDDGLIVTCSNSSIQCDGIQDCQKAVDETNCVRFGEGGVLQVRTFSVKDGGFLPVCNQGLDKSYADQICEQLGFRRSYASNPVDSKTSVALTVGPRSAKLIQGLVNVSSGCQGGKAVSLECTDCGKPQSASRIIGGSASQLGQWPWQVSLHYSGSHVCGGTLVSPDFVVSAAHCFKGSMKNSVNWRVYAGIISQSALQTPYLLKKIIVNENYSNNDNDVALLKLSSPVTFSSSVMPVCFPTFDQIFSGESDCWTSGFGTTQEGADHASTSLMEVKVNIIDTHLCNSNGVYGGAITKNMMCAGDINGGRDSCQGDSGGPLVCKGGNNHWYLAGITSWGAGCGRRQKPGVYSRVTSLLPWIYSKMQQEKP; from the exons ATGGCAGACAATGACACG ACGGACCCCCCTCCACCATACTACTCTGGAGCAGTGGACCCACAGACGCCTCCAATGACTTACGAGGAGGTGATTATTCAGGACAGATATGGGGTCACACAGAAACCTGTGCCTTACTATGTTCCAAAGGATCCAGATCATGTAGCAGCCGTCATCGTCACACAGCGTGTTGTTG CTCCTCCTAAGAGCCAGAAGTCTTCTGGATGCAGTGCTAAGTGTTGGGTTGGATGGATAGGTGCACTGGTGGTGTTTGCTTTAATTGGACTGGCCATCTGGCTTGGAG TGCATTATGCATCCGAGTTGTATTATGAGAGTGTTTGTAAGGGAAACGATTGCAATGCACAAGGACAGCATGAGATGGATGATGGCCTGATTGTTACCTGCTCCAACTCCTCCATACAGTGCGACGGCATCCAAGACTGTCAAAAGGCCGTCGATGAGACAAACTGTG TGAGATTCGGTGAAGGTGGAGTGTTGCAGGTCAGAACATTTTCTGTTAAGGATGGTGGATTCCTTCCAGTGTGTAATCAGGGATTGGATAAGAGTTATGCTGACCAGATCTGTGAACAACTGGGCTTTAGAAG GTCTTATGCATCAAATCCAGTTGATAGCAAGACATCCGTAGCCCTTACGGTAGGACCTAGATCAGCCAAACTTATACAGGGTCTGGTCAATGTCAG TTCGGGCTGTCAGGGTGGAAAAGCAGTCTCACTTGAATGCACAG ACTGTGGCAAGCCGCAGAGTGCCTCCAGGATCATAGGGGGCAGTGCCTCTCAGCTTGGCCAGTGGCCTTGGCAGGTTAGCCTGCATTACAGCGGAAGTCATGTTTGTGGTGGAACACTGGTCTCTCCAGACTTTGTTGTGTCAGCCGCCCATTGCTTCAAAGG CTCAATGAAGAATTCTGTTAACTGGCGTGTCTATGCTGGTATTATTTCCCAGAGTGCCCTTCAGACCCCCTACCTTCTGAAGAAGATTATAGTGAATGAGAACTATAGCAACAATGATAATGACGTTGCCTTGCTGAAACTCAGCAGTCCTGTGACCTTCTCCA GCTCTGTGATGCCAGTTTGCTTTCCTACATTTGACCAAATATTTTCAGGTGAATCAGATTGCTGGACATCTGGCTTTGGGACAACACAAGAGGGAGCAG ACCATGCCTCTACAAGCCTCATGGAAGTGAAAGTGAATATCATCGACACGCATCTGTGTAACAGCAATGGCGTATACGGTGGGGCCATCACCAAAAATATGATGTGTGCTGGTGATATTAATGGGGGCCGCGATTCCTGTCAG GGGGACAGTGGAGGTCCGCTGGTGTGCAAGGGAGGTAATAACCACTGGTATCTGGCTGGAATTACGAGTTGGGGAGCAGGATGTGGACGAAGACAAAAACCAGGAGTATATAGCAGAGTGACCAGCCTTCTGCCCTGGATCTACAGCAAGATGCAG CAAGAGAAGCCCTGA